TCCCAGAGGCGCCTCTTTGCCTCGTCCGTGACCCTCTCCGCCATGACGATTATCTCCCTCTCGTCGGGCCTCTCGCTCACGATCTCGATGACCCTCCTAGCATCTTCCTCGGTGAAGGTTCCCCTCTTCTTGAAGAGCACGGCCACCACCTCCAGCTTTAATTAAATAATCCTGTAATTCGGTGATTACATAATCAGATGTATCTCATCAGCAGTTCAACGGCTTCCTCGAATATCTCCCTGTCCCTTCCATCGAGAACGCTCTCCAGATAGTGTAGGCTGACGAGGTTAAGGATTATGTAGGCGGTGTTCCTGTCCAGACCAAGGTCATAGGCCTCGTAGTAGACGATCTCCCTGCCCAAGGCATCGTTGAGCATCTCCACGAAATAGGCGATGTCTTCCACGCGGAGCTCGTCCCATTTGCTCTCCATCTCGTCGAAGTAGCGCTCCATGACCCTGAGCGTTTCAAGGTCAACCTTCAACGTTCCCTCAAAGTAGGGGAACTCACCCACGCGGAAAATCTTGACGCCCTCCTCGTCCTGGACGCCTATGTAGTCCCACAGGAGAATACCCTCTACTGGATTGTGGCCGTATTTGCTCGCCAGGTAGGAGAAGCGTTCCATTATCTCGGTCATGTCATCGAGAAACTCCTCTTCGTCGCGGAAGTGTATTATCTTGCTTATCGTTCCGGCCATGTTCTGCACCTATGGGTGAGTTAGCCCAACCGTTATAAGGTTTTGTGCATAGGAAGAATTGCCCGACGAGTATTGGGTTGCGATGACGTCGGGACCCCCAGGGGGGCGACATCTCCACTGCCCCCCTTACAAACTTTTCTGGTGAAAAGTTTGATCAAATAATTCTGACTGTTCATGAGGCGGGTTTTATAGTCTGTGCACTTTAAGGCAGGTAAGTTTTGTTGTTGGTTTGTTTTACAATTATGATTTAACAGTGGTTCACTCTCAAGAAAGGCGTCCAACGGACGCCAGAATGGGAGTGAACCCTTGTAAAAAGTCCAGCTTAATGTTAAACCTCCTTTTCCTATAGCAAATTTTAGAGCGCACGCATTATCCTCTGCCAGTTCGACAGGAAAAGAACTTTTTGGTGAAACTTTGCTGGACAAAGTTTCAACGTCCAGATAAATTTTATAAGGGAATCTTCTATCAATCGGCGGGTTTAAAGGAACCGCGAACTTTGATGAAACTTTGCCATGCAAAGCTTCCAGGCAAAGGTTTATAAAACGTCCCCGGAAACACTCTCCAGTCGTGAAAATCGGTTGATAATTAGAGGTGATGCTCATGGGAAGGACTACTAAGGTTGGTTCAGCCGGAAGATACGGTCCAAGGTACGGTCTCAAGATTAGAAGAAGGGTCGCGGCCGTTGAGGCCAAGATGAAGCAGAAGCACGTCTGCCCGGTCTGCGGAAGGAAGGCCGTTAGGAGGATTAGCACGGGCATATGGCAGTGCCAGAAGTGCGGCGCCACCTTCGCCGGCGGTGCCTACCTGCCGACCACTCCGGCCGGAAAGGTCGCCAAGCGTGTCACGGCCTCCAAGGCCTGACCCCTTTCCTTTGCTTAGTTTAGGGTGATAACCATGGTGATGGCCGTTTACCGTTGCGCAAAATGTGGAAAGGAGGTCGAGCTCGACCTCGAAAACACCAGGGAAGTCCGCTGCCCCTACTGCGGCAGCAAGATACTCTACAAGCCCAGGCCCAGGGTGGCCAGGCGCGTAAAGGCGATCTGATTCTTTCGTTTCGAAAGCCTTTTATCGCTTAAACGAATTTTGAGTGAGGGCTATGATGCTGATAACGACTTCCCACAGACCCACAAGGAGGACGAGGAGCTTCGGCCACGACCTAGAGAAGGTCTTCCCCAACTCGCTCTACCTGACCAGGGGAAAGAAGACCATCCAGGACCTGCTCATGGAGGCCTACGACAGGAACTACGAGAGGCTCTTGATAGTCAACGTCTGGAAGGGGAACCCGCTCAAGATGACCTTTATCAAAGTTGACCCCGAGGACTGGGGCTACCTCGGCTACCTGTACCTCCACGGCATCAAGCTCCAGCGCGAGATCGGTTTTAGGGATATAAGGCCCATACGCGAGGAGATGCCACTTGTTGTAACTACCGCAAAGCGCGTCGGCCTCGACCACGTTGCCTTCGCCCAGGTTTTCGCCGAGCTGACCGGCGGAAAGTTCGTCCCGAGAAAGGAGCGCTCGCTCCTCGGGATAGCCGACAGGTACAACACCGACGTGCTGAGCGTCATCGAGAGGCACCCGCGCGGAATGGCGGTCAACTTCTACCGCCTGGACGTCAATAAGGAGAAGGCCGTTGGCCCGCTCATAAGCGTCAAGATATGGATAATGGAGGACGGGCGGAGATGGGACTACAAGGAAGCGATTCTGAAGCGTGGCCCATCGAAGGAGTGATCGAGCTCTCCTTTCCCGATGAGGAGACCGCGAGAATAGTTTACGAGAGCGTTCTGTACGAGCACGAGAGCGTGCCTTATCGGAGGAGCAGAATAGAGTTCCTCCGCGAGGGGAACAGGGTGATAATCAGGTTCCTCGCCCGGGACAACTCCGCCCTGAGGGGCACGCTGAACTCCTATCTGAGATGGATTAAGGTTGCCATCGATGCCATAGAACCTTGATTCTAGACGACCCTTGATGGTTGAATTTTCCTGCATCCGGGGGCAGGTTTATATAATTCTAAAACGCAGATTGAATTATTACAGATGATGAAGGTGTCAACATGAAGTTTAGCAAAAACTTCGAACTCCCAGTGTTTTTCCTGCTGACGTTCGCTTGGTCGTGGGGCTTCTGGAGTTTGGGAGGATACACCAAAATAGCCCTCCTTCTGGCACCCTTCGGGCCCACACTCATGGCTTTCCTCCTCACCTACCTCACATCCGGAAAAGGAGGCGTAAAGGACCTTCTGAGAAAGGGTCTTAGTCTCAAATTTCCCAAGGTTTGGCTGATCCCGGCACTCCTCCTGATGCCGGCCATAATCGGGCTGTCGCTGTTGATTGCAGTTATGAGTGGAGAGCCCCTTCCCGAGACGCCACTTACTGGGAATCCCCTAACGCTTATTGTAGCGTTTTTCTATATCTTAGTCCTGGGAGGCCCCCTGGCCGAGGAGTTTGGGTGGAGAGGCTTTGCCCTCGGGAGACTGCAGACAAAGTACAGCGCTCTGGTGGCGAGTCTGATTCTAGGGGTGATATGGGGACTGTGGCATCTTCCATTATTCTACGCTGCCAATGAACTATACAAGAACGTTCCTTTCCCAGGCTTCGTCGCGGGGACAATCCTCTTTTCCATACT
The Thermococcus radiotolerans genome window above contains:
- a CDS encoding 50S ribosomal protein L37ae, producing the protein MGRTTKVGSAGRYGPRYGLKIRRRVAAVEAKMKQKHVCPVCGRKAVRRISTGIWQCQKCGATFAGGAYLPTTPAGKVAKRVTASKA
- a CDS encoding DNA-directed RNA polymerase subunit P yields the protein MVMAVYRCAKCGKEVELDLENTREVRCPYCGSKILYKPRPRVARRVKAI
- a CDS encoding ribosomal biogenesis protein is translated as MMLITTSHRPTRRTRSFGHDLEKVFPNSLYLTRGKKTIQDLLMEAYDRNYERLLIVNVWKGNPLKMTFIKVDPEDWGYLGYLYLHGIKLQREIGFRDIRPIREEMPLVVTTAKRVGLDHVAFAQVFAELTGGKFVPRKERSLLGIADRYNTDVLSVIERHPRGMAVNFYRLDVNKEKAVGPLISVKIWIMEDGRRWDYKEAILKRGPSKE
- the pcc1 gene encoding KEOPS complex subunit Pcc1: MGLQGSDSEAWPIEGVIELSFPDEETARIVYESVLYEHESVPYRRSRIEFLREGNRVIIRFLARDNSALRGTLNSYLRWIKVAIDAIEP
- a CDS encoding type II CAAX endopeptidase family protein gives rise to the protein MKFSKNFELPVFFLLTFAWSWGFWSLGGYTKIALLLAPFGPTLMAFLLTYLTSGKGGVKDLLRKGLSLKFPKVWLIPALLLMPAIIGLSLLIAVMSGEPLPETPLTGNPLTLIVAFFYILVLGGPLAEEFGWRGFALGRLQTKYSALVASLILGVIWGLWHLPLFYAANELYKNVPFPGFVAGTILFSILFTWIFNNTNGSVLTAILLHTSGNWGHFAFPITATQWGSLYSLIINFAVVLVILAVWGTKSMKRESTPSAGP